The following are encoded in a window of Limibacter armeniacum genomic DNA:
- a CDS encoding spheroidene monooxygenase: protein MKQVVTITFFRFLSLPDQVWAFRMMGLGKYALQDVEGLTFCKLMGTGAKNGFSLMPDFTSYCLLCVWENQTYSEAFMANSSMFNEYRTRSDELLTIWMQSFQVHGRWAGVQPFDCTNRYEELPIAVLTRATIRTNKLYSFWKQVPKVSQSIVNCEGQLFAKGIGELPFVQQATFSLWQDEASMKLYAYHNKAHREVIQKKVQGNWYKEELFVRLQPIAVEGGIFGVNPLQKYFE from the coding sequence ATGAAACAAGTTGTTACGATCACTTTCTTCCGTTTTTTGAGCTTACCCGATCAAGTTTGGGCTTTTAGGATGATGGGGTTAGGCAAATATGCTTTACAGGATGTTGAAGGATTGACTTTTTGCAAGTTGATGGGAACAGGTGCCAAAAATGGCTTTAGCCTTATGCCTGACTTTACATCGTATTGCCTATTGTGTGTTTGGGAAAACCAGACGTACTCGGAGGCTTTTATGGCAAACTCTTCAATGTTTAATGAGTACCGTACCCGATCAGATGAGTTGTTGACCATTTGGATGCAGTCCTTTCAAGTACATGGGCGGTGGGCTGGGGTACAACCCTTTGATTGTACTAATCGTTATGAGGAATTGCCGATAGCAGTGCTCACTAGGGCTACTATTCGGACTAACAAGTTATATTCCTTTTGGAAGCAAGTACCTAAGGTCAGTCAGTCAATTGTTAATTGCGAAGGTCAACTTTTTGCGAAGGGAATTGGGGAGTTACCATTTGTACAGCAAGCTACTTTCAGTCTTTGGCAGGATGAAGCATCTATGAAGTTATACGCTTATCATAACAAGGCTCATAGGGAAGTTATCCAGAAAAAGGTTCAGGGAAATTGGTACAAGGAAGAGCTATTTGTTCGCTTGCAACCAATTGCTGTAGAAGGGGGAATATTTGGTGTAAATCCGCTTCAAAAATACTTTGAATAG
- a CDS encoding TonB-dependent receptor codes for MKKLLLLLFLTSLTSLAFSQGSTTAGLNGSVVSASTGETLIGATVIAVHVPTGSEYGATTNTEGFYRIPNLQVGGPYTLTASFLGFQEVKLEGIYVKLGQNLRQDFKMSEEDQTLEEVIVSGQAEGIIDGDRTGAKTTVNVEQINNLPTVARDLSDFTRVTPQARITSNGGITIAGSNNRYNSIFIDGAVNNDVFGLAENGNNGGQSGISPISVDAIEQIEVVVAPYDVRQGGFAGGGINAVTRSGKNKFDGSIYYLFRDENITGKTPTDDNDIRRVKADPFSAKTYGARLGGPIIKNKLFFFVNAEIQRDETPQPFNVNDYQGNTDADGLSELISFVDERYGYSMGAYDNNTISLDGEKFLGKIDWNINQNHKLSIRHSYTKGDNTSPTRSSNTNIYFTNAGISFISTTNSSAIQLKSTFSSDVSNDLILGYTRVRDDRDPLGANFPSVIINDGSGRINFGSEAFSAANALEQDIFTITNNLTLFKGRHTFTFGTHNEFYKVYNLFIRQNFGEYTFNNVSDFINEEVPNNYARSYSLVDNVTGDGSAAAADFNAFQLGFYAQDEYQVLDNLKFTLGVRVDIPIFNDDPTVDTTFNNQTRPDVELFYDLEGARSGKMFDPQLLFAPRIGFNWDVHGDERLQIRGGFGIFNSRVPLVWPAGSYTNNGITIGGVTANDQDFINNGLNFEPDPNNQYTAVDFGKEDPIPSGQMDLFVDDFKLPQVLRTSIGVDHVLPWDLVFSGEFLYTKKLNDVVYYNVNTKPATQRLDGPQDGDRRPVYDRRDPVDSRYTRIILADNTQKGYSYNVTASLQKSFKKTGFDVSVAYTYGRSKAVNDGTSSQNSSQWRFMENVNGKNRLDLTYSDFDLGHRVVGFVSYSKEYLQHFGTSIALFLTAQSGTRFSYIYGGGSTFTEDGTPISGSGQIANDDTGSGSTQADLIFVPDRADQIRLVDQFAADGTLIKSAEQQWEELDAYIRGDEYLRDRRGQYAERNGDRLPFQTVLDLRLKQHFFIETGDYKHTLEVTFDIFNFTNMLNKDWGRQYFVQNENFGLISHVGYEQLEGGGNDITKPVYNFNAPSDGKVESIDDSGVNSSRWQAQIGLRYSF; via the coding sequence ATGAAAAAACTACTTTTACTATTGTTTCTTACATCCTTAACCTCTCTTGCTTTTAGTCAGGGGAGTACTACCGCAGGATTAAATGGTAGTGTCGTCAGTGCCTCCACTGGTGAGACACTCATAGGTGCTACAGTAATCGCTGTACATGTACCAACTGGCTCAGAATATGGGGCGACGACCAACACAGAAGGTTTTTATAGAATTCCCAACCTACAAGTAGGAGGCCCCTATACCCTTACAGCTTCTTTCCTTGGTTTTCAGGAGGTCAAACTTGAAGGTATTTATGTGAAGCTTGGACAAAACCTGAGACAGGACTTCAAGATGTCAGAAGAAGATCAAACACTCGAAGAAGTGATCGTGTCAGGACAGGCTGAAGGCATCATCGATGGAGATAGAACAGGTGCCAAAACTACAGTCAATGTTGAACAGATCAACAACCTCCCTACTGTTGCCCGTGACCTTTCTGACTTTACAAGGGTCACCCCTCAAGCCCGAATTACTTCCAATGGAGGTATTACCATTGCCGGTAGCAACAACCGTTATAATTCCATCTTTATTGATGGTGCTGTCAACAATGATGTATTTGGACTGGCAGAAAATGGCAACAATGGTGGTCAATCAGGTATTTCACCTATCAGTGTTGATGCTATTGAGCAAATTGAGGTGGTGGTTGCTCCCTATGATGTGCGTCAAGGTGGATTTGCTGGAGGAGGGATTAACGCTGTAACCCGAAGTGGTAAAAACAAGTTTGATGGCTCTATCTATTACCTGTTCAGGGATGAAAACATTACAGGTAAAACTCCTACTGATGACAACGATATCAGAAGGGTAAAGGCAGATCCTTTTAGTGCCAAAACCTACGGGGCTCGTCTTGGTGGGCCAATCATCAAGAACAAGCTTTTCTTTTTTGTCAATGCCGAAATTCAGCGTGATGAAACCCCTCAGCCATTTAATGTAAATGACTACCAAGGTAATACGGATGCAGATGGACTTAGCGAACTGATCTCATTTGTAGACGAAAGATATGGATATAGCATGGGAGCCTATGACAACAATACCATCTCCTTGGATGGTGAAAAATTCTTAGGGAAAATTGACTGGAATATCAACCAAAATCACAAGCTATCAATACGACACAGCTACACCAAAGGTGATAACACATCTCCTACCAGATCTTCCAATACCAACATTTACTTCACCAATGCTGGTATATCCTTTATCTCCACTACTAACTCTTCTGCTATCCAGCTAAAAAGTACCTTCAGTTCAGATGTGTCCAATGACCTGATCTTAGGTTATACAAGGGTTCGAGATGACCGAGACCCTCTGGGAGCTAATTTTCCAAGTGTAATTATCAATGATGGTAGTGGTAGAATCAACTTCGGTAGCGAGGCATTCTCTGCTGCAAATGCCTTGGAGCAGGATATCTTCACCATCACCAATAACCTAACCCTTTTCAAAGGTCGTCATACCTTTACATTTGGTACACACAACGAGTTTTATAAGGTGTATAACTTGTTTATCCGTCAGAACTTTGGTGAATACACTTTCAACAACGTCTCTGACTTTATCAATGAAGAAGTTCCCAACAACTACGCCCGTAGCTACTCACTGGTAGATAACGTAACCGGAGATGGTAGTGCGGCGGCGGCTGACTTCAATGCATTCCAACTTGGGTTTTATGCTCAAGATGAATATCAGGTACTTGATAACCTGAAATTCACTTTAGGGGTAAGGGTTGATATTCCTATATTCAATGACGACCCTACGGTGGATACGACTTTCAATAATCAGACAAGACCTGATGTAGAGCTGTTCTACGATTTAGAAGGAGCTCGATCAGGTAAAATGTTTGACCCTCAGTTATTGTTTGCTCCAAGAATCGGCTTCAACTGGGATGTACATGGAGACGAAAGGCTTCAAATACGTGGTGGATTCGGTATATTCAACAGCCGTGTACCACTTGTGTGGCCAGCAGGTTCCTATACCAACAATGGCATTACCATTGGTGGTGTCACAGCCAACGACCAAGATTTCATCAACAATGGTCTTAACTTTGAACCTGACCCAAATAACCAATATACAGCTGTTGACTTCGGTAAAGAAGACCCTATCCCTTCAGGACAAATGGACCTTTTTGTGGATGACTTCAAACTTCCTCAGGTGCTTAGAACGAGTATCGGCGTTGACCATGTACTTCCTTGGGACTTGGTGTTCAGTGGAGAATTCCTTTATACCAAAAAGCTTAACGATGTTGTGTATTACAACGTCAATACCAAACCAGCAACGCAACGCCTAGATGGTCCTCAAGATGGCGACAGACGCCCTGTCTACGACCGTCGTGACCCAGTAGACAGCCGCTATACTCGAATTATCTTAGCTGATAATACACAAAAAGGGTATTCATACAATGTGACTGCATCCTTACAAAAAAGCTTTAAGAAAACTGGTTTTGATGTAAGCGTAGCATATACTTATGGTAGATCAAAAGCGGTCAATGATGGTACTTCATCTCAAAACTCCTCTCAGTGGCGATTTATGGAAAATGTCAATGGTAAAAACAGGCTTGACCTTACTTATTCTGACTTTGACCTAGGACATCGAGTAGTCGGGTTTGTATCTTATTCCAAAGAATACCTCCAACACTTCGGTACTTCTATTGCCCTTTTCCTTACAGCCCAATCAGGTACAAGGTTCTCTTACATCTATGGTGGTGGTTCTACCTTTACAGAAGATGGCACGCCTATCTCCGGCTCAGGACAGATTGCCAATGATGATACCGGTTCGGGCAGTACCCAAGCGGACCTTATCTTTGTTCCTGACAGAGCTGACCAAATCAGGCTAGTGGACCAATTTGCCGCTGATGGTACACTGATCAAGTCAGCAGAACAACAATGGGAAGAACTGGACGCCTACATCAGAGGTGATGAATACCTAAGAGACAGAAGAGGGCAATATGCTGAAAGAAATGGGGACAGACTTCCATTCCAGACAGTGCTTGACCTTAGACTAAAGCAGCACTTCTTCATTGAAACTGGAGACTACAAGCACACCTTGGAAGTAACATTCGATATATTCAACTTCACTAATATGCTGAACAAGGATTGGGGTAGACAATACTTTGTTCAGAATGAAAACTTCGGGTTGATTAGCCATGTTGGATATGAACAACTTGAAGGTGGTGGAAATGACATTACAAAGCCAGTTTATAACTTCAATGCTCCTTCTGATGGTAAAGTTGAGAGTATTGATGATTCAGGAGTTAACAGCTCAAGATGGCAAGCCCAGATTGGTCTTCGTTACTCATTCTAA
- a CDS encoding bifunctional metallophosphatase/5'-nucleotidase, with product MDINQGRRGFIKQLLRNTALVGAGLWLPVPLFGASSTVKKLTILHTNDTHSHIEPFPETDRKYPGMGGVVRRKALIEKIREEEKNVLLLDSGDIFQGTPYFNFFKGEIEFKAMSAMKYDAATIGNHDFDNTVEGLEAMLPHADFDFVIANYDFSNTAMNGRSRPYKIFEKDKIKVGVFGLGIELEGLVAKGCYMETEYIDPIAVAQEYSSKLRDKEKCDLVICLSHLGYKYDHENESEKVSDIKLAAATEGIDLILGGHTHTFLDEPVTVTNAKGKEVLIAQVGFGGIKLGRIDFYFDTKTNGLAWHSTQDSQVYQIG from the coding sequence ATGGATATAAATCAAGGAAGAAGAGGATTTATCAAGCAGCTTTTAAGGAATACAGCATTGGTGGGTGCTGGTTTATGGTTGCCGGTACCGTTGTTCGGAGCTTCTTCTACAGTCAAAAAGCTCACCATCCTGCATACCAATGATACACATAGTCATATTGAGCCATTTCCTGAAACTGATAGGAAATATCCTGGAATGGGAGGAGTAGTACGGCGAAAGGCTTTGATAGAAAAAATTCGGGAGGAGGAAAAGAATGTATTGCTACTAGATTCGGGAGATATTTTTCAGGGAACACCCTACTTCAATTTCTTTAAAGGAGAAATTGAATTTAAGGCAATGTCTGCCATGAAGTATGATGCAGCGACCATTGGAAATCATGATTTCGACAACACTGTTGAGGGACTGGAAGCTATGTTGCCACATGCTGATTTTGATTTCGTGATAGCCAATTATGACTTTAGCAATACTGCAATGAATGGGCGCTCTCGACCTTACAAGATTTTTGAAAAAGATAAGATAAAGGTTGGGGTTTTCGGGTTAGGAATTGAGCTTGAGGGGTTGGTGGCTAAAGGTTGTTATATGGAAACAGAATATATTGATCCGATTGCTGTGGCACAGGAATATAGCTCAAAGTTAAGAGATAAGGAGAAATGCGATTTAGTGATTTGCTTATCCCATTTGGGATATAAGTATGACCATGAGAATGAGTCGGAAAAGGTATCAGACATAAAGCTTGCAGCGGCAACTGAAGGTATTGATTTGATATTGGGAGGCCATACCCACACATTTTTGGATGAGCCTGTGACTGTAACCAATGCAAAGGGAAAAGAGGTACTGATAGCACAGGTGGGCTTTGGTGGTATCAAGTTAGGTAGGATAGACTTCTATTTTGATACTAAAACAAATGGTTTGGCATGGCATAGTACACAAGATAGCCAAGTATATCAGATCGGGTAA
- a CDS encoding 5'-nucleotidase C-terminal domain-containing protein encodes MMNTRYTYKLLTLVFLSIACSPVLHKVRSDSKTMAIQQQMQADNELMEVVTTYKQELDKEMNEVISFATMDLTKDDGALGNLVCIACEEALQKYKNVKADICLMNTGGLRAPIYQGAVTKGDVFELMPFDNSLVLITLSGDRIQELVDFLAIKEQPISGLEMTVRNNEIETVTINSQPFDRNKSYTVLTSDYLFGGGDNMVFLKDPEESEFLNILVRDAIMEYCVQHDSIAVAKENGVIFLKEVTTD; translated from the coding sequence ATGATGAATACAAGATACACCTATAAGCTGTTGACATTAGTTTTTTTATCTATAGCCTGTAGTCCTGTACTGCATAAGGTGCGGTCAGATAGTAAGACAATGGCCATACAGCAACAGATGCAGGCAGACAATGAACTAATGGAGGTGGTAACAACTTATAAACAAGAATTGGATAAGGAAATGAATGAAGTGATTTCCTTTGCTACAATGGATCTGACCAAAGATGATGGCGCTTTAGGGAACTTGGTATGTATAGCTTGTGAAGAAGCACTCCAGAAGTATAAAAATGTAAAGGCAGATATTTGCTTGATGAATACAGGTGGTCTGCGTGCACCTATTTACCAAGGGGCAGTCACGAAAGGGGATGTGTTCGAGCTGATGCCTTTTGACAATTCATTGGTCTTGATTACGCTATCAGGAGACAGAATACAAGAGTTGGTGGACTTTTTGGCAATTAAGGAGCAACCAATATCAGGGTTAGAGATGACTGTAAGAAATAACGAAATAGAAACTGTAACGATCAATAGTCAGCCATTCGATCGAAACAAATCATATACTGTACTAACATCAGATTACCTGTTTGGTGGAGGGGATAATATGGTGTTTCTTAAAGATCCTGAAGAATCGGAGTTTCTTAATATTTTGGTGAGAGATGCCATTATGGAGTATTGTGTGCAGCATGATAGCATTGCTGTTGCAAAAGAAAATGGGGTCATTTTTCTTAAAGAAGTAACTACTGACTGA
- the gatB gene encoding Asp-tRNA(Asn)/Glu-tRNA(Gln) amidotransferase subunit GatB: MDKATLDKYELVVGLEVHAQLQTSSKIFSSDANAFGQEPNTNISVITLAHPGTLPKANKKVLEYAIKMGLACNSRISEYNIFDRKNYFYPDLPKGYQTTQDKTPICMGGHVEVKTKEGTKRNIALNRIHMEEDAGKSIHLEGEPDTLVDLNRAGVPLIEIVSEPDIRQAEEAHSYLTEVRKLVRYLDICDGNMEEGSMRCDANISIRLKGAAEYGKKVEVKNMNSIRNVQRAIEHEFVRQVEIIENGGTIDSETRTFNAQDGSTSGMRSKETLNDYRYFPCPDLPPLIVSEEWIQSIRKGMPSLPKELFEKFTNTYGLPEYDAQVLTDQKDIAFFFEALCSKTNQYKVASNWMMGPIKSCLNDKSISMEEFPLSAEQIASIIELVEENKVSYTAASNQLLPKMMEQPETTAETLAHQLDLIQDSDDDSIIPIIEQALAKFPDKVKAYQSGKKNLLGLFMGEVMKLSNGKVDPKKANQLIREVLEK; the protein is encoded by the coding sequence ATGGACAAAGCAACTTTAGATAAATACGAATTGGTTGTAGGACTGGAAGTCCATGCTCAACTGCAGACTTCCTCTAAGATATTCTCATCCGATGCCAATGCATTTGGTCAAGAACCCAACACTAATATTAGCGTCATCACATTGGCACATCCAGGTACACTTCCAAAAGCAAACAAGAAGGTATTGGAGTATGCTATCAAGATGGGACTTGCATGCAATTCTCGCATTTCAGAATACAACATCTTTGACAGGAAGAACTACTTCTACCCTGACCTGCCAAAGGGGTATCAGACAACACAGGACAAAACGCCTATTTGTATGGGTGGTCATGTAGAAGTCAAAACCAAAGAAGGGACTAAAAGAAACATTGCCCTCAACCGTATCCACATGGAAGAGGATGCTGGTAAATCTATTCACCTAGAAGGAGAACCTGATACTCTGGTGGATTTGAACCGTGCAGGTGTACCACTTATTGAGATTGTGTCTGAACCTGACATCAGACAAGCTGAAGAGGCTCACTCCTACCTGACTGAAGTGAGAAAGCTTGTACGCTACCTTGACATCTGTGATGGCAATATGGAAGAAGGCTCGATGCGTTGTGATGCCAACATTTCAATTCGCCTTAAAGGAGCTGCTGAATATGGCAAAAAAGTAGAGGTCAAAAACATGAACTCTATTCGAAATGTACAGCGCGCTATTGAACATGAGTTTGTCCGTCAGGTCGAGATCATTGAAAACGGAGGAACCATTGACTCTGAGACACGCACGTTCAATGCACAAGATGGCAGTACTTCAGGGATGAGAAGCAAGGAAACACTCAATGATTACAGGTACTTCCCTTGTCCTGACCTTCCACCTTTGATTGTTTCTGAAGAATGGATTCAGTCGATCCGAAAAGGGATGCCAAGCCTTCCGAAAGAGCTATTCGAAAAGTTTACAAATACATACGGCTTACCTGAATATGATGCACAGGTTTTGACTGACCAAAAAGATATTGCCTTTTTCTTTGAAGCGCTCTGTTCTAAAACCAATCAATACAAAGTTGCTTCAAACTGGATGATGGGTCCTATCAAGTCATGTCTGAATGATAAGTCGATCAGCATGGAGGAGTTCCCGTTATCAGCTGAGCAAATTGCATCGATTATTGAACTGGTAGAAGAAAACAAGGTTTCTTACACGGCGGCTTCCAATCAGTTGTTGCCAAAAATGATGGAACAACCTGAGACAACAGCTGAAACACTTGCCCACCAGTTGGACCTGATACAGGATAGCGATGATGACTCTATTATTCCAATTATAGAGCAGGCTCTTGCCAAGTTCCCTGATAAAGTGAAAGCCTACCAATCTGGTAAGAAAAACTTACTGGGGCTATTTATGGGAGAAGTTATGAAACTTAGCAATGGCAAAGTCGATCCTAAAAAAGCTAACCAGCTTATTAGGGAGGTATTGGAAAAATAA
- a CDS encoding TlpA disulfide reductase family protein, with product MKKLHLFALILGILAVACNTQKKEVTYPTTTTISGTLEAPKGDNAEVIIYAIGASGSRDEVAKATADENGKFTADVKVDAPSIFLANIYNTNQFPFILAGEELTFKYDQEKSKYDISGSKDNDLLEELQEMSAKENEQVMALREEYMQAEDKAAVEAKFEDFQKTVTEKRKEFAKKAGGSLVNVLVLQQIDLDSEYAFAEPIVKQMQEENPGNEMVDQIAKRLSSSKQTAVGEMAPEIKLATPEGKEVALSSLRGQVVMIDFWASWCGPCRAENPNVVKLYDKYHDQGFEIFGVSLDRKKEDWVQAIEKDKLTWPQVSDLKFWQSEAAKAYNITAIPATLLLDKEGKIIAKNLRGKALEDKLAEIFSTEEGSM from the coding sequence ATGAAAAAACTGCATTTATTTGCATTGATCCTTGGAATACTGGCAGTTGCTTGCAACACCCAGAAAAAAGAAGTGACTTACCCTACAACTACCACTATCTCAGGTACGTTGGAGGCTCCTAAAGGAGACAATGCTGAGGTAATAATTTACGCTATTGGTGCAAGTGGTTCCCGCGATGAGGTTGCCAAAGCAACAGCTGACGAAAACGGTAAATTCACTGCTGATGTAAAGGTTGATGCTCCTAGTATCTTCCTTGCCAACATCTATAACACAAACCAGTTCCCTTTCATCCTTGCTGGTGAAGAGCTGACTTTCAAATACGATCAGGAAAAATCTAAATACGATATTTCAGGATCTAAAGACAACGACCTACTAGAGGAGCTTCAGGAAATGTCTGCGAAAGAGAATGAGCAAGTAATGGCGCTTCGTGAAGAGTACATGCAAGCAGAAGACAAAGCAGCTGTTGAAGCTAAATTCGAAGACTTCCAGAAAACAGTTACTGAAAAGAGAAAAGAATTTGCAAAGAAAGCAGGTGGCTCTTTGGTTAACGTACTTGTTTTACAACAAATTGACCTAGATAGCGAATACGCATTTGCTGAGCCAATTGTAAAACAAATGCAAGAAGAAAACCCTGGCAATGAAATGGTTGATCAAATTGCTAAGAGACTAAGCTCTAGCAAGCAGACTGCTGTTGGTGAAATGGCTCCTGAGATCAAACTTGCTACTCCTGAAGGAAAAGAAGTTGCACTTTCTTCATTAAGAGGTCAAGTTGTAATGATTGACTTCTGGGCTTCATGGTGTGGTCCTTGCCGTGCAGAAAACCCTAATGTTGTAAAACTGTATGACAAGTACCACGATCAAGGCTTCGAAATCTTTGGTGTATCTCTTGACAGAAAGAAAGAGGATTGGGTACAAGCAATTGAAAAAGACAAACTGACTTGGCCTCAGGTTTCAGACCTGAAATTCTGGCAATCAGAAGCTGCTAAAGCTTATAACATTACAGCTATCCCAGCTACTTTACTTTTGGATAAGGAAGGTAAGATCATTGCCAAGAACCTGAGAGGAAAAGCTTTGGAAGATAAACTTGCTGAGATCTTCTCAACTGAAGAAGGTTCAATGTAA
- a CDS encoding 7TM diverse intracellular signaling domain-containing protein: MKKIFLTSFLLTLIGFVGTDTFGQKTVVLDDVEKLYSIGTSTYVFKDESHKMEIEDVTIQGHLFFQSKEDVLNFGNNKDIIWCRLTLENSLQKALMLEVGSGLLQSVELFYEDGITGEFVSVKEGSIFPYSERRIKMPTLFFELPEFTGEKTFYLRINSEFAHFPIKVGTAKAFFQSQHIVDFWNGIFYGFVILIAFYNFFIFMMVKERVYIYYVLYVVCLGLFIGQLKGHGIEFVWGESIWLNTHGSIFPSFAGIFSILFTTSFLNTRRTAPTIHKLFLGSIGAFLLALGAGISGDILVASTLNQLSGFISIVFITVTSLKLIKTGYTPARYFILAWSFYVVSIFVFILAGAAITPFFEFHNYVLQTGAALEMTLLSIALAEKINHYKRERAEAQEQALASLKENERLIKEQNQVLEQKVAERTEELWQINDELSSTLETVNEQKTLIEKKNMAITSSINYAQRIQQAMLPLKEKIDTHLPEHFILFQPRDIVSGDFYWFEEVNGKSVVAVVDCTGHGVPGAFMSLIGNDLLHEIVVIKEITDPGKVLSLLNKGIQQALKQQDTQNRDGMDMTICTVDKQRKELAYAGAKNPLLYVQQGEIQEIKGDRYSIGGYRTEQNMDFTTHTIPLDEKTTCYMFSDGYADQFGGENNQKFMKKRLRNLLWDIHEKPFDVQQRLLEENLKQWMGNTHSQLDDILVMGFKVN; the protein is encoded by the coding sequence ATGAAAAAAATATTTCTAACCTCGTTTCTGTTAACGTTGATAGGCTTTGTAGGGACTGATACATTTGGCCAGAAAACTGTAGTACTTGATGATGTCGAGAAACTCTACAGTATTGGTACAAGTACATATGTGTTTAAAGATGAAAGCCACAAGATGGAAATTGAAGATGTTACCATTCAGGGACACCTTTTCTTTCAGTCAAAAGAGGATGTATTGAATTTTGGTAATAATAAGGATATCATCTGGTGTAGGTTAACTTTGGAGAACAGTTTACAGAAAGCGTTAATGTTGGAGGTTGGGAGTGGATTGCTTCAAAGTGTAGAACTGTTTTATGAGGATGGTATCACAGGAGAGTTTGTATCAGTAAAAGAAGGGTCTATTTTTCCATACTCAGAGAGGCGTATCAAAATGCCCACTTTATTTTTTGAGTTGCCTGAGTTTACTGGAGAAAAAACATTTTACCTGAGAATCAATTCTGAGTTTGCACATTTTCCTATCAAGGTCGGAACAGCTAAGGCCTTCTTTCAGTCCCAACATATCGTGGACTTCTGGAATGGGATATTCTATGGATTCGTGATTTTGATTGCCTTTTATAATTTCTTCATCTTCATGATGGTGAAAGAGCGGGTTTATATTTACTACGTTTTGTATGTGGTGTGCCTTGGGTTGTTTATTGGTCAGCTAAAAGGTCATGGAATAGAATTTGTTTGGGGAGAAAGTATATGGCTCAATACACACGGATCTATCTTTCCATCGTTTGCGGGAATCTTCTCTATCTTATTTACAACAAGCTTTTTGAATACACGTAGGACAGCTCCTACAATCCATAAATTATTCCTTGGTTCAATTGGTGCATTCTTGTTGGCGCTAGGGGCAGGGATAAGTGGGGATATTTTGGTAGCCTCTACGCTCAATCAGCTTTCCGGTTTTATAAGTATTGTTTTTATAACAGTGACTTCTCTGAAATTGATAAAAACCGGCTACACACCTGCTCGATACTTTATCTTGGCTTGGTCATTTTATGTAGTCAGTATCTTTGTGTTTATTTTGGCAGGTGCTGCCATTACGCCATTTTTTGAATTCCATAATTATGTATTGCAAACAGGCGCAGCTTTGGAGATGACCTTGCTTTCAATTGCTTTGGCTGAAAAGATCAACCATTACAAGCGAGAGAGAGCGGAAGCACAGGAACAGGCATTGGCTTCTTTGAAGGAGAATGAACGCTTGATAAAAGAGCAGAATCAAGTGTTGGAACAAAAAGTAGCGGAAAGGACCGAAGAGCTTTGGCAGATCAATGATGAGTTGAGCAGTACTTTAGAGACTGTCAATGAGCAGAAAACACTGATCGAAAAGAAAAATATGGCGATCACTTCCAGCATCAATTATGCACAACGTATTCAACAGGCCATGCTCCCACTCAAGGAAAAGATAGATACACATCTGCCAGAACATTTTATACTGTTTCAGCCAAGAGATATTGTCAGTGGGGACTTTTATTGGTTTGAGGAAGTGAATGGGAAATCAGTGGTCGCAGTGGTTGACTGTACAGGACATGGAGTACCTGGAGCATTTATGTCGCTTATAGGGAATGATTTATTACATGAAATTGTGGTAATCAAAGAGATTACAGATCCGGGTAAAGTATTGTCATTACTGAATAAAGGAATACAGCAGGCGCTTAAACAGCAGGATACACAGAATAGGGATGGAATGGACATGACCATCTGTACAGTTGACAAACAGAGGAAAGAGCTAGCTTATGCAGGTGCCAAAAATCCATTACTTTATGTACAGCAGGGAGAGATTCAGGAAATCAAAGGAGATCGTTATTCTATTGGAGGGTATCGTACCGAGCAAAACATGGATTTTACGACCCATACCATCCCATTGGATGAGAAAACAACCTGTTATATGTTCAGTGATGGTTATGCCGATCAGTTTGGGGGAGAAAACAATCAGAAGTTTATGAAGAAAAGACTTCGGAACCTGTTGTGGGACATTCATGAGAAGCCATTTGATGTACAGCAACGTCTCTTGGAAGAAAACCTTAAACAATGGATGGGGAATACCCATTCACAGTTGGATGATATCTTGGTAATGGGTTTTAAAGTAAACTAA